The genomic window TCGCGTCCACGCCAGGAGCCGCCAGTACCCCAGCCGCCCCTTCTCGAGGATGCCCAGCCGAAGGACCGAACGCAAAAATGCCAGAACGTCTTCAAACCGGAACCGCTCCTGCGCCTTCGGCGCCTTGTACTCCCGCAGGAAGGTCCGCACGCGCTCGTAGTAATGTTTCGGCGAGTAGATCTGCTCCAGGATCTTGCGGTATCCCTCGTGCAGCCGCTCCGCGCTCATCCGCGGGACGAGGTTTATCGTTCCGTCCACGCTGTCGCCTGACGGTCGGCCCAGCAGGCGCCCCTCGCGCTTCAGACGCTCGTACAGCTTCGTCCCGGGGAACGCCTGGAGCAGACCCACCATGGCCGTCACGATCCCGCTCTTCTGAATGAAATCGATCTGCCGCTGGAAAATGGACGGCTCATCGCTGTCGAAGCCGACGATGAACCCGCCCTGCACCTGCAGGCCGCAGCGCTGCATCCGCTTCACGTCCGCCACCAGGTCCCGCCCCTGGTTCTGTTTCTTGTTGCACTCGACCAGGCTCGTCTCGTCCGGCGTCTCGACCCCGATGAAGACCATGTGGAATCCCGCCTCGGCCATCATCCGCATCAGGTCCTCGTCGTCCGCCAGGTTTATCGAGACCTGGGTCTGAAACGGGATGCCGGGATGGTTCTTCTGCCACGCGATCAGGGCCGGCAGGAGGTCCGTCCTCAAAACCTCTTTCTTGCCGACGAAATTGTCATCCACGAAGAAGACGCCCGCGCGCCAGCCCCGGTCGTAGATGTC from Planctomycetota bacterium includes these protein-coding regions:
- a CDS encoding B12-binding domain-containing radical SAM protein; this encodes MNVLLIYPECPDTFWSFKHALKFIRKRAGSPPLGLLTVAAMLPADWSKRLVDLNVTRLRAKDLAWADLAMVSAMVVQRESARQVIGRCKAAGLKVVAGGPLFTIEHDQFEEVDHFVLNEAEVTLPPFLEDLSQGRAKHLYASEERADLRETPIPQWDLADLRRYGWMSIQFSRGCPFNCDFCNVTALFGHKFRTKTTGQILAELDDIYDRGWRAGVFFVDDNFVGKKEVLRTDLLPALIAWQKNHPGIPFQTQVSINLADDEDLMRMMAEAGFHMVFIGVETPDETSLVECNKKQNQGRDLVADVKRMQRCGLQVQGGFIVGFDSDEPSIFQRQIDFIQKSGIVTAMVGLLQAFPGTKLYERLKREGRLLGRPSGDSVDGTINLVPRMSAERLHEGYRKILEQIYSPKHYYERVRTFLREYKAPKAQERFRFEDVLAFLRSVLRLGILEKGRLGYWRLLAWTRFRRPELFPLAVTLAISGYHCRKVCRSLGLE